In the genome of Stomoxys calcitrans chromosome 4, idStoCalc2.1, whole genome shotgun sequence, the window gtatataTACATTAGAAGCCAAGTGTGTCTCTaaacggaaatatttaccaatacgataatataggactcaaaagaaaggtatttgggagtggaataaaaatttaccctggaaccgagaaggggcacacttctcacacatcaatgaaagctttccgatttaagtttaaactcgaTAATAAGGgaattttttatagccgagtccgaatggcgtgccgcagtgcgacacctctttagggagaatttTTTGATGGCGATGTTGTCGGCAGGATTTGACCGCAAGTGTTCAGCGTGATAGGtagacataggctacagtggctcTAAATCGATATACACATTAAGtgcgaagtgtcccaacccttaaaagatataagagagttaaaaagggcgcagcggagcaggcccggttcggctagttataatataaaaatttcatcagaaatcTCCCGAAagtattttatcaaaattagaATTTGTGATAAATTATTCATTGTTGTCAAACTACCAAAAATCTTTTATACTGACCACTTTTGCCCCGCACTGAATGATAGTTGATTTTTTCATCAATTTTCTCCACAcgaaaaaaatgcatttgcaagcaaaaatgacttttttttataaacttttataCCTTGCAGGGATTTTCATCATAATGCCCTCCAAAGTCATGACTCAACAGATGGAAGGGGTTTTGTGAAAGTAGGGCGTATTTATAAGTCTCTGCAATATGCCCTGGCATTTAAAATTGCTTCCAACTTGAGTGTAGACTATAACATCATATACGAATTGCCCTAGACAACGAAGTAGGGCGATCCATTTTAGTATACCTTATTAAATTCTGATTTATGAGTTTGGCCAACTCTCAACAGCGGTTTATGTAAGGATATGGTGGTATCTGCACATGATCATAGTACCATTAGCTTTGTTTGGTCTAATTGTGAATTCACAATATTTAACACTTGCATGCAATCCGCTACTTAACATAAAGTACAACGTGCATTGTAAGCATTGTACTTACGTCACTTGCCCATTGGAGTTTGGGTGAAGGTGCATCTTTGAGGTGCAATTCACGATCCAAACAAAGGTGTGAGAATGTCTGGACAAACTGAAATGGCGTACAGGAAATGTTTGCAACAATATGTACCACAATGACATgaattgtaatttatttatacaaatttcctTTTTGAGTAAATTGTTCATAATTATAAAGTAATGTCTCTTGTTGGGCACTGTTGCTGCTGCATACCAATCTATTCATCATGGAGCTACAATGTGTAAGATGTAAAAGACGTTGTGGAATACATGATATTTGTTCGAAGTTTTGGAAGTGGATCATGCCTTTtctggaattgtggatattttaCACACAGAAAATAAGATGTGTTGGAAACCAAACAATGCGTGACGCATACAAAGTTTGCCCAAATAATACCATTTATTCCAAATAAGGAAAATAGAACTTTCATCTAGTTTTtctctatataaattttttagcaatgactttttttaattttgaaatggaTTGTGTCCATTCAAAGGAATAAAGAACTCAAATTAATTTTGCAACATAAGATCATGTGGTTCAAACACTTTCAGGgtttatttcgatttttgatacaCAATAAAAATGGAAGGTCATCCATTTTTAAAGGAATacatttatgtttttgttttattttctgttgTATTCGTTGTGCCATAAGCAAAGCAAAAATTTAGttatgaatatttttgttttgttttcatatgtATACATTAATATTTACTTACTTTGGGATCGCGCAAAATATTATCAAACATTTTGTCCACCTcaagtgaattttgaaaaattgttactTCCCAAGATTGCACGGATGCACAATCGGCACAATCACTCTACGCAAAGAAATCATCTTTTCGTTTAACAAAGCACCTGTTGctgtaaataaaacatttttgacttaaaagaatttttggattttcttgTTAAAAAGCCATGCTTACCGCAGACCAAAATCCTAAAGGTTTTGCCATAAACGAAGTGACTGTTAGATCAAAAAGTGACACTTTTACGACTAATTTTCTGCTATGGGAGGAAATGGTAAGATGTTACGATATCATGCTTGCTTCCCCAATAAAAAAGATTTGTTTGATGATAATGCAAATAGTTTGCAAAACCTTTCAATGAGAgttctttatttaaaaattgtaacaaaTTTCACTTAGTGTCGTATAAAAAAGAACTACAGGCTCTAAGTAAAAGCAACTAAAGTTGTACGGTTACGTACGACGTGGCTCTCAATGTCCTAAACGAAAGTAGTAACAATTTAAGATGTTTGGAAATACTTCATAGTTatcaatcaaaaataaaaagcaaTTCAACTGATCCACATTCATTCGATTGGTAGGTGTTAGGATATTACAATTCTGTGTACATTGTAGAAAAGTTTTATCATTGCGTCGAGTGTTGGGAATTATCATTTGAATGTTGAAAATACAAACGACAGCCTCATATATGAGATGCTTATAGATTTCCAACACTCCCCCTTTTCAAATTTAGAGAATTCTGAAGAAGGCGTTTTGGAATTCAATATTTTAAAGCGGACAACAATGTTCATGTTAATCTTACGCCGTTTAGACTTTATCGTTTCCCATTACATCTGTGATATCATCATCTGTAGAACTTGAGCCCTGCATGCATTCCTTATCTATTTATTGTCTCGTACTTTTATTATTTCTTCTGCCCATTTCGCTGTGGACATTTTTCTATCGTTAAGATTTGCAGGATCTTTTCCTTTGAATCTGCCTTTAATTCTCATAGCAAGCCTTTTTATATTCCTCCTTTCATTTGTGTTGCGGTTTTTCGAAGATTGAGTGGATTCTGTAATGCTATTGGGCATTGCAGTAGTAATGGAGCTGGATGATTTACACTTAACGTACAATCGGCTGCAATGGGATTGTCGTAGTTAAAAGTTAGTTGTCGTTGTTATTGTCTGTTATTTTGatggaaatttgatttttgtccTTGTTCTTTTCGTCCGTCTCTTCATTTTGATTTGAATTAACTGAATTTATGTCCTCGCTTTCGATTATGTCCATCCCCTGTTTGGCTATTTCGACCATCGTTACTTTTGCCCAGTTTAAAGTGGATATCTCCTGTTCTGTAAGATGGCCAGGGTCCTTTCCATCAAATCTTTCCATAATTCTCAAAGCCAATCTACTCGTATTACGTCTTTTACGGCGTGACCATTTGTGTACCTCTTGATCAGGCATTCCCGTGGATTCGGAAACTTTACTTGGACGTTGATCTACTGCAGCAGTAGCTTTAGTCAATTGCTGCTTAGCTTGTTTCTGATTTTCAATTTCTTGAGCCATCAGTCTGTCGAGTATGTCTTGTGCCCAACTCAGGGATGATTGTTGTTTCTCAGACATTTTATTTGGTGCAACATTTTGTAACTTTTTAATAATTCTCATGGCCAAACGTCTTGTATTGCGTATTTTGCGTGAAGACCAATTATTTTTACCTCCGTCCAAGTTTTCCAATGCAACATCCTCATCATGATTACATTCATATTTGTCTTTCCCATTATGCGGATTCTGTCTGGAGACACGACCGAAGCTTGTTGCCATCGTAGTGTGGGCATTTTTTGTTGCTTTATTGTTCTCAAGCTCTTTGAGTTTAAGTAAAACCTCCTTGGCCCAATTAAAATGTGATAATGCGTTAATAGTTCTTTGatcaatttcatcaaattcctCGATAATCTGCAAGACCAAATTTCTAATTCTGCATATTTGCTCGATGGACCAGTAGGCAAACTCTTCATCAATTTGTTGCAGGGGTATTAAGCAGACTTCTCCAGTTGCTATCCTATTGAAAATGTCGCTGTTATCTTGATCATCTGATAGTTGAGGGTACATTTCAGACTCTACGGAATTTTCATCGTCAGATACATATACCTCAATAGTACGAATGTCTTGCGATGTTAGGTTatcttctccattttctttacgtTTAGAACAACAGGGTTGTTCTTGATCTGAGTGATCTTCGGTATTGActacaatttttcttttcaaatttgtgttgtttttttcatCATTCATTTTGGATCCCACGAGTTTGGGGGATAGGGAGGTCCATCGCAACATAGCCCCTCTAATGCGACAAGGACTTGGCATCTAAGCCTATTACGCACTGAGGCGCCCAGGTTATCAGTGCGGCTCCGTTCAAATACAGTCGATATGTAAACCCCTGACTGCAAATCATCTGATGAGCACGGATCGCTTAACACTCCagcttagggggtgttttgggcaacCTTTGGTCGTACAACCATTTCACAAATGAAACAGCAGATATAAAACTAAGGCATAGTCTTTGCATTTACCTCTGCTGCGTCACGATGAATGGCTATACATAAGCCTCCATATCGCGTCAAGATTGTTACCCTTGATGGAGGAAATGAGAAAAAGGCTTAAAGGCAATTTTGGTTCATATTTAATATgtatttttaagtaaaataaaaaaatcataaaaatcttAACTAGGAAACGAAGATAAAGAATTCTTAGGAGTTAAATCAAgttgatattttttcgaaattatgAATTAATGACTATTATAATAAAATGATACACCACACATTaatatatccaaaaaaaaaagtaatgggACAATTATGGATTGCAACACTACTGCGGTTGCGTCCTCAAAGGgcaaatttgttatagaaatttCGATTTAGTAGTATATACGTTTTAAACACTTATATTGAATGGAACTGACAAACATTTTAGAATGCCTAATCGGCCCATAAATTTATAAATTCTAGTACAAATGTCccgtaaaaatgtttttctatttCGAGTTTACGTTCATGGTGATGATGGTTTTATCATGAGACAATATGATGAAAATGACAATAAAAACTAGGCTTAGATAATATTAAgcatttcaataaaaacataaaGTATAATAGGGAATTTTTAACAACGAAAATAAAAGTCAGGTTCTCCATTTTGTACACATTGACTGTTTACGTTTGAGCTGTAGCGTAAGCAAACACATGGACATTTATTACATACGTACTTATATCAATAAATTAGAGTCACTCATCACTGTATTCTCCATCAACGTCCCGACGCGCAGATGCTCTTCTGGTAGCTGAACGTGTAACACTTGAGTAGCTGGAAGAACGGTAGTTGGTGGTCGTTGGAGTTAAATTTCTTAGTCTTTGTTTTGGTGGTGAGTTTGTTGAGGTTCGGCTATAATTATACCGCGATTTATCATTACTCATTAAAGACACGCCACTTCTGTAAATACTATCGCCAACACCTCTACCTTCGTAGCCATCATTTAAATCTTCATCTTCACTTATATCATCGCGGGTTTGACGACGCATTTGAGATCGCTGACTTTTGTCATAATGGTATTGGATATTTTCCTCAGCTTCACTATCATTGAGACTAATATCTGAATCGGAATCATCATCGCCATTTCTGGATGATTCATAGTGAAGTATTTCCTCATCACGCAAGTGTGAAGCACCCTCAACGAAGGCTGCAAAGCGCATTGGGTCTCGTAGTTTGCTCATAagctgaaattagaaaaaagggAACAATTGACACCAAATTGTTAAAAGGGTTATGAACTATCGATTCTGAAATAATGTGTGGCGTAGAGCCGATCAACATTTCAATAATGAGACCCCTTTATCGACTTTATGTGCCAAGATCGATGTTTGCTTTCCTAACATCCGTAATCTGTAGCTACAAAAAAACAATGAAGCTGAAATGAAATCCGACACGTGTTTGGATGCGGATTCGTACAAAATGTTTTGTAGCTTTCATACCAAGGGTTCATATTCACATTAATGGATGAGAGTTTAGTTGCAATGCTTTTGTGACAGGAAGCGACGCGTTTGTATTAACAGACTTGAAGAACAAATACCTGATAATTGGAATCTATACCCAATCTACACCTACACCCAAAATTCATAACATCCACATTACCGTATATAACATATTTCCTCAACACCATTTTAACAATTGGCAAATATCCGACCACGTGGAAACATACGAGtgccaaatcaaaaaatgaaATGACTATCGCCTTATTTCAATTCTGCCTTTCTTCTCAAAGGTCTGAAAAGATAAGTTAGCACATATCTAAACGAGTATAGTCTCTTATCTAGGAAACAATCTGGTTTCAGGCCAAAAAGATACCGAAGATATCAAGTTAGATATTGACGATGGACAGTTAACATGTCTAGTATCGTTGGAACACTCTAAAGCTTTTGACTGTGCTAAccatattgttgttgctgtagctacatttttatgtggagtggcgatcctcgtcaagctcctgtaggagAGCAGACTCGTTCCGGCGTCCcaatgagactctccgctcgataccgttgattgttcgcgactgccgttgcagctacgccttatggagcattccactatccgcaacctgtgaacgcacccggtagctcgcagcaatGCTTCTCCTGACAGTTAGTTAAAAACTACCTCTGCCCGTGGACTCAGGCAGTTATAATTAAAGATCTAATTTCAAAATATATGCAATTGAATAACGGTGTACCTCGATGTATATAAATAACCCTCCAGCCCgcatgtatgctgatgatgtccaGCTCCAACTGAGTTTTCCTAAATTCAAGTATACTTCAAAGTAAATGAAGATTTGGACATTATTTCTAACTGGGCCCGTATCAATTGTCTTCACATAAACCCTCACAAATCGAATATAGTTACTGATGAACGAATATTAATCGGTGATCAGCACATCCAGTTTGTTAACAAAGCTAAAAAACTGGAAATAGTTTTCAATAATCACTTACATGGGCTGATCACATAATTGCGACtactggaaaaatatttggtatGCTAAGGACACTGTATCAAGCACAATCGTTTACGTCAGTTGCTGtgctttattttagtactagAAAAATAAAACGGAAAAAAGTATCCAGGGTGAgtgtttttttgtatgttttagatTCATGGTTTGTTTGCATAACTTTTTAGAGTTTCTCGTAGGTTACAAGTGTGGCGACCTGCAAAAATGACCCAAATGTTTATAGTGTTCGTATAGccataatttattttctttcagtACATTGACCAACTGAAGGAAATACCTGGCAATgagatttatttaaataaaagctCAATTAAATAGTTCGTTCAATTTGTTATTTTGTCCAGTTCGTTTGCCGATTCCCTGCAAAACCAACATTTTACTGTTGTTGCCAAAGATTTGCGGAGGTGGTGTAGTCCTTGTTCAGGAATGATCCTGGAGCGAACCCGACACGTAAACCTACATTAGACATTGCATATttttggcctgaatcggtccataacctgatatatctcccatataaaccagtcgctgaattttatttcttgagtctctatagggcgcaattcttatccacaatgatttctactatggcctccaacatccaaaccaagtatgccaatatcggtccataacctgatatagttccaatagcgaTTCTTATCTATTATCCTTTTTGTTTGCCTCTAAAGAGATACCGgtcaaagaacttaacaaatgcgatccatggaggagggtatataagtttcgccCGACTGAACTAAcacttgttattatttttattttgcaaactTTGCATGAGTTTGCCGGCTTTAATCTGAGTTCTTGTAATAGTCACAAAGCCACAAACAGCTGTCTAAAAACAATTCTCAATAGAGCATTTATTGATTTCAAACAGCTGGATTATAAGTATGGCTCAATTTATCCCGAACTTCGTTTTATTGGATAGAAGATGTCACTTTCACACAAATTTCACTataagtactaaaataaaacacagctagtgatgggcacactaacacagttaaaaataataaattgtgtTCAAGttcaaaataacaacaatgctaTGTAAAATAACAATGCATCGACCAAACGAAGGCACACGAGCTGCTTACACTATCCGTGTGTTTCAATTCGATTTTATGTGCGGTTGTGTGTTTTTGACCATCTATGGTTTACGCCTTATTTTGGCTAAAACGTATTTAAGGCCTCTGATCTTCTATGGAAGTCAACTGTTTAGTAAATGTGACTCTAGGAGACCAAGGCGACTGGAGAGAGCTCACAATGCCATTGTAAGTTATGTTCATGCTCTAAATCGTAGTtgggcaacaacacacaaccgcACATAAATATTAATGCTCGCGAGCataggaaaaacaaacaaacgtacACGGACAGTAACACGGGCTTGGGTCAGTATAAACAACTCGTGTGCCTGTGTTCGTTCTacgcattgttgttattttacacTAGGTTAATGGTCGGAATTTACTGCCCCTCATACAAACCCAATTTATTATTCCAACTGCATTAGAGTGCCCATCACTGTTCTAAATCGATACGATAGCTGTTCGCCTTATgaggaaaaacttgaaaattttgcccatgaacacattcctctaaggaacaggggaaaacttctctcatatcaatgagtgcagtccgattcaagtttaagctcaatgataaggggcctcctttttatagtcgagtctgaacggcgtgccacagtgcgacacctctttggagagaagaattTACATGGCGTataacctcacaaatattgccagcaataGCTGGCACATACCGCACATAAATATTAATGCTCGCGAGCataggaaaaacaaacaaacgtacACGGACAGTAACACGGGCTTGGGTCAGTATAAACAACTCGTGTGCCTGTGTTCGTTCTacgcattgttgttattttacacTAGGTTAATGGTCGGAATTTACTGCCCCTCATACAAACCCAATTTATTATTCCAACTGCATTAGAGTGCCCATCACTGTTCTAAATCGATACGATAGCTGTTCGCCTTATgaggaaaaacttgaaaattttgcccatgaacacattcctctaaggaacaggggaaaacttctctcatatcaatgagtgcagtccgattcaagtttaagctcaatgataaggggcctcctttttatagtcgagtctgaacggcgtgccacagtgcgacacctctttggagagaagaattTACATGGCGTataacctcacaaatattgccagcaataggaggggaaaaccatcgccgaaaattttttctgatggtctcgccaggattcgaacccgtgtgttcagcatcataggcggacatgctaacctctgcgctacgatggtctCCGGtggccatagagatatcccagggaattgtagagcagacgagcttgcgaggcaAGGAACTACCTTACTTTTATCCGGGGAACTGGAATTTGTGGAtagcctctagcgacatgtgagCTTAGTCTTACGGATTAAGCCCGAGGGGCagcgaatgacagatggtcacaaagtggagGTTTTTTTtggacgagtccgaacggcgtgccgcagtgcgacacctcttagtgTGAcatcaaatgttgccagcattagaaggggaaaactaccgctgaacatGTTTTCcgctggtctcgccaggattcgaacccagacgttcagcgtcatagccggacatgcaaacctctgcgctacggtggcctcctatgagGAAAGCATATGCAATATGAAATTGctcgattttttaaaagaaaatatcgGTTACTTTTGCATAATATCATCCATAAAAAGTGTCTCGAATATATGAACTAATAGCTGCAATTTGGGCGAACAACCCGCCGGATGTTAGTGTTGATGCCTCGATATCGCCTACTGGTATCAAAATGGCAATATTTTACAAACTCAATCCCTTTATGGAATCCTCTGCCCTCATCTATTCAAGCCATTGTCAACGCAAACTCATTTAAGAAAGCTATCttgaaaaatcttaaaaaaagcaaataaatctTAATCTTAGGCTAGTGCACAAGAATGAAGATTAAGTAGTATGTGCACAGTACACTGAACAAATGCCATAAAACTCACCCTCCAATGGCGACATTCCGGACTACTGGCAAATTTTCGTAATTCTTCCAAACTTTTGGTTGTCTCTCGTACTCCTTGTTCATAGTATTCTTCACTAGTAAGTAAACGACGTTTGGGTGGAAATTTGCGCAACCAAAATGCACGACCTTTATACCACAACGAACGAGGGAAGTAATGAATTATTATGGCTATTATAATAAAAGCAGCGGTTGCCTCCTCATAATGGCTCGATAAGTAGATGAGAACCAAAGACATCAGTTGTAGCAACCATTTGACAATATTTTTCGAACGTTTATTGGTTGGCGGACCCCAGCGATAGCAGAAAAAGAAAGACACAATACCGGTAACTAAAATATACCAGAAAACATAGGTACGATATGTGACGATGATGACTTGTAGATTTTCCCATAACATCTGAatgacatataaaccaatggTCCAGCCACCAATTAAGACACCATACATCATAGTTTTTCTGTAAGATAAGAGAAACGAAATATATTAGTGATATTGGCTATGAatataaaatcaataaaattgcaCAAGAGCTACGTATTTAATATATATACAAAGGTTGTCATCT includes:
- the LOC106085524 gene encoding nuclear envelope integral membrane protein: MNLYCFLTFALLLTHSKSADIVKPAPIDSTKVNYLEAGETFSYVPISKRRGFFERELRTYCYKGEDKTLGRLFETVELILEIEGDDYTQYDGATPEDVQQHYDDHRSLFSFNLFSQKRSRLTLSPFASNCLGVETIEPYRIRLHRIRVDFWRVIQLLIALIAFQYAGGLSNNSLFYYITGVTLGICSSFMLLIWLSSKLVPRKTMMYGVLIGGWTIGLYVIQMLWENLQVIIVTYRTYVFWYILVTGIVSFFFCYRWGPPTNKRSKNIVKWLLQLMSLVLIYLSSHYEEATAAFIIIAIIIHYFPRSLWYKGRAFWLRKFPPKRRLLTSEEYYEQGVRETTKSLEELRKFASSPECRHWRLMSKLRDPMRFAAFVEGASHLRDEEILHYESSRNGDDDSDSDISLNDSEAEENIQYHYDKSQRSQMRRQTRDDISEDEDLNDGYEGRGVGDSIYRSGVSLMSNDKSRYNYSRTSTNSPPKQRLRNLTPTTTNYRSSSYSSVTRSATRRASARRDVDGEYSDE